The proteins below come from a single Elgaria multicarinata webbii isolate HBS135686 ecotype San Diego chromosome 11, rElgMul1.1.pri, whole genome shotgun sequence genomic window:
- the TRAPPC1 gene encoding trafficking protein particle complex subunit 1, translated as MTVHNLYIFDRNGICLHYSEWNRKKQAGISKEEEFKLMYGMLFSIRSFVSKMSPLDMKDGFLSFQTSKYKLHYYETPTGLKVVMNTDLGVGNIRDVLHQIYSYIFVDYVVKNPLCNLDETVQSELFRNKLDGFVRGLPFFSARAG; from the exons ATGACGGTGCATAACTTGTACATCTTTGACCGCAATGGCATCTGCCTGCACTACAGCGAGTGGAACCGGAAGAAGCAAGCCGGCATCTCCAAAGAGGAG GAGTTCAAGCTGATGTACGGCATGCTATTCTCCATCCGGTCCTTCGTCAGCAAGATGAGCCCTCTGGATAT gaaGGATGGCTTCCTCTCCTTTCAGACCAGCAAGTACAAGCTTCACTACTATGAGACACCCACAGGGCTCAAAGTGGTGATGAATACGGACTTGGGTGTAGGAAACATCCGGGACGTGCTGCACCAGATCTACAGCTAT atctttgtggattacgtggTCAAAAACCCCCTGTGCAACTTGGACGAGACCGTGCAGAGTGAGCTCTTTCGGAACAAGCTGGACGGCTTCGTCCGCGGCCTGCCCTTCTTCTCAGCCCGAGCAGGCTAA